One window of Treponema denticola genomic DNA carries:
- a CDS encoding ATP-dependent DNA helicase yields MEYFDDDYFDDEKIYPLDPKTVSSLLEEGGPLASFFEKYEAREPQLALTKSICRCFNEEAIGVFEAGTGVGKSLAYLLPAMMWAKQNKKRVVISTGTINLQQQLIEKDVLTAKKILGKSFQDMKACLVKGRHNFLCLRRMTQALRENDFFTEGQEELDKIKEWATETKDGSRSDLDFMPTEKVWSTVCSEPDNCPMNKCPYFSGCFVMKLKREAENSSILVANHHILFADLSVRAEGFGYQGTAVLPSYDNIIIDEAHGIEDAAQSFFSSDISRFALHKQINLLYRFRRGKQAGILSGIVSISKKAELFTEIINLLEVAAASFNILEEQALQVLQSYQSKSLAQTSSDEKEKLLSCVDNFFKNINNLNIKLESLINAADGEEDEEGYIRDGLVVLRRLKKMASVMENFLNSSEFPNDVFWFEKIKTSQGEAVRFIQTPLNLAPIMRRSVFMPMATVICVSATLKIGDDFNFWLNRNGLYNFTEKKIIKDFFPSPFPYEKNVVFNIPADMPMPDENNFQDAVNETVLALLEITQGKTLILFTSYDSLQKTCEYVREHIDEKIKILKQGEADRMQLLYEFKDDVTSCLFATSSFWAGVDVPGESLSHVILVKLPFAVPTEPIFKARADLIEKSGGNSFMQLSVPEAVVQFRQGFGRLMRSNTDRGIVTVLDKRILVKRYGSIFIQSIPQTIQCFSETKAVLNKIEDFLYNN; encoded by the coding sequence ATGGAATACTTTGATGATGATTATTTTGACGACGAAAAAATATACCCCCTAGATCCTAAAACGGTTTCTTCTCTTTTGGAGGAAGGCGGACCCCTTGCTTCATTTTTTGAAAAATATGAGGCCCGTGAGCCGCAGCTTGCTTTAACAAAATCGATTTGCCGCTGTTTTAATGAAGAGGCTATAGGCGTCTTTGAGGCCGGTACCGGAGTAGGGAAGAGCCTTGCCTATCTTTTGCCTGCAATGATGTGGGCAAAACAAAATAAAAAACGCGTTGTAATTTCTACAGGGACTATAAATTTGCAGCAGCAGCTCATCGAAAAGGATGTTCTTACTGCAAAGAAAATTTTGGGCAAGAGCTTTCAGGATATGAAGGCTTGTCTTGTAAAGGGGCGGCATAATTTTTTATGCTTACGCAGAATGACTCAGGCATTAAGGGAGAACGATTTTTTTACTGAGGGGCAGGAGGAGCTTGATAAGATAAAAGAATGGGCAACCGAAACAAAGGACGGCAGCCGCTCTGACCTTGATTTTATGCCGACGGAAAAAGTTTGGTCTACTGTTTGTTCCGAACCCGACAACTGCCCGATGAATAAATGCCCTTATTTTTCGGGCTGCTTTGTGATGAAGCTGAAAAGAGAAGCGGAAAACTCCTCCATACTGGTTGCTAATCATCACATCTTATTTGCAGACCTTTCCGTAAGGGCAGAAGGCTTCGGCTATCAGGGAACGGCTGTTCTTCCTTCTTACGACAATATAATAATCGATGAAGCTCACGGAATTGAAGACGCTGCACAAAGCTTTTTTTCAAGCGATATTTCCCGATTTGCCTTACACAAGCAAATCAACTTACTTTACCGATTTAGGCGGGGAAAGCAAGCCGGCATTTTAAGCGGCATAGTTTCAATATCTAAAAAGGCGGAACTCTTTACCGAAATCATAAACCTTCTCGAAGTTGCTGCAGCTTCTTTTAATATTCTTGAAGAACAAGCCTTGCAAGTTCTGCAAAGCTATCAGTCAAAAAGCCTTGCACAAACTTCCAGCGATGAAAAAGAAAAACTCTTATCTTGTGTAGACAATTTTTTTAAAAACATAAACAACTTAAACATAAAACTTGAAAGCCTTATCAATGCAGCTGATGGAGAAGAAGATGAAGAAGGCTATATAAGAGACGGCCTTGTAGTATTGCGCCGCTTAAAAAAAATGGCTTCCGTAATGGAAAACTTTTTAAACAGCAGCGAATTCCCGAACGATGTTTTTTGGTTTGAAAAAATAAAAACCTCTCAAGGGGAGGCTGTCCGCTTTATTCAGACACCGTTAAATTTGGCCCCGATAATGCGGCGTTCTGTTTTTATGCCCATGGCAACCGTCATCTGCGTTTCCGCTACCTTAAAAATCGGAGACGATTTTAACTTTTGGCTTAACAGAAACGGCCTTTATAATTTTACCGAAAAGAAAATCATAAAAGATTTTTTCCCTTCTCCTTTCCCGTACGAAAAAAATGTTGTCTTTAATATTCCGGCCGATATGCCCATGCCTGATGAAAACAATTTTCAAGATGCCGTAAATGAAACCGTCCTCGCCTTATTGGAAATAACTCAAGGCAAGACCCTTATTTTGTTTACGTCTTATGATTCTCTTCAAAAAACTTGCGAATATGTAAGAGAGCATATTGATGAAAAAATAAAGATTTTAAAACAGGGCGAGGCTGATAGAATGCAGCTTTTATACGAATTTAAAGATGATGTTACAAGCTGCCTTTTTGCTACTTCGTCTTTTTGGGCAGGGGTGGATGTACCGGGAGAATCCCTTTCCCATGTAATTTTGGTAAAACTTCCCTTTGCGGTTCCGACCGAGCCCATATTTAAAGCAAGGGCTGATTTGATAGAAAAATCGGGCGGAAATTCCTTTATGCAGTTGAGCGTTCCGGAAGCCGTTGTACAATTTAGGCAGGGCTTTGGAAGGCTCATGCGTTCCAATACCGACAGGGGTATAGTTACCGTCTTAGATAAAAGAATTTTAGTAAAACGTTACGGTTCAATATTTATTCAAAGCATTCCGCAAACAATTCAATGTTTTTCGGAAACAAAAGCCGTATTGAACAAAATAGAAGATTTTTTGTATAATAACTAG
- a CDS encoding lysophospholipid acyltransferase family protein, with translation MGALIAILCCLVALSWRATLIGVCHSVYRRGCDWVNSEVIVGPAPRLLFAFFKQYIGFKFEGDYTLTDQLPEQYLVISNHQSLLDIVVHMNYYNGTRLRFVAKEELGHNVPLVSPMLKSGKHCLVKRTGSPTQAMKAVDKFADHVVKNNLIPVIFPEGSRSKDGNLKTFHAAGFRRFLNAAPMPVAVCAVDGGWKISSLTRMAKNLKGGAYRIKLLKIYDAPQTKEEQIKILEEGKALIQTQLDEWRKADK, from the coding sequence ATGGGTGCTCTTATTGCAATTTTATGTTGTTTGGTTGCCTTATCATGGAGGGCTACGCTAATCGGCGTATGTCATTCCGTTTACAGACGCGGCTGTGATTGGGTTAATAGCGAAGTAATTGTAGGACCTGCTCCTCGCTTATTGTTTGCTTTTTTTAAACAATATATCGGTTTTAAGTTTGAAGGAGATTATACTCTTACGGATCAGCTGCCTGAGCAGTATTTGGTTATATCCAATCATCAAAGTCTTTTGGACATAGTGGTTCACATGAACTATTATAACGGAACGCGTCTCCGCTTTGTTGCAAAAGAAGAACTCGGACATAATGTTCCCCTTGTTTCTCCTATGCTTAAAAGCGGAAAACATTGTTTGGTAAAAAGAACAGGAAGTCCGACCCAAGCAATGAAGGCTGTCGATAAATTTGCAGACCATGTTGTAAAAAACAATCTTATTCCCGTTATCTTCCCCGAAGGTTCCCGCTCAAAGGACGGTAATTTAAAAACTTTTCATGCGGCAGGGTTCCGCCGATTTTTAAATGCGGCTCCAATGCCTGTAGCAGTCTGTGCCGTTGACGGAGGCTGGAAAATATCTTCGCTGACCCGTATGGCAAAAAACCTAAAAGGCGGCGCATACAGGATTAAACTTTTAAAAATTTATGATGCTCCTCAAACAAAGGAAGAGCAGATTAAAATTCTTGAAGAAGGAAAAGCCCTCATACAGACCCAGCTTGATGAGTGGCGTAAAGCCGATAAATAG
- a CDS encoding adenylate/guanylate cyclase domain-containing protein, which yields MLKNDGVNEKVKFSIGAKLIIIISILVVFSLGTITGLVTWFVGEDIQTMSEESNRTVNFQAGAAAEKELLSIKANAFLFLDVLNSTETGSGIAKQTADFYFERNPQVAAVLVTDARMNKRIYRKLVSTNFFLSRELDYSAIDEFIENEMDTAIQAEKGIEQVINASPFFGESILVLFYPYREKGLDQGLVIFFSAETLSENIGTGKLQTTYLVNNLGDILIHPDFELTKNGINISDSKLFIEMREKGDMNRQILFTDKEGKKQFGAYRKLSIADLAVLTTAEADKVLEPVVRSTFKNVTLGVAVLALAILFIWFFSKSISSPVKALASAAGEIEQGNYELDLKAKTKDEIGLLTNSFVRMGKGLAERERLKDSFGRFINKEIAELAMKGELALGGETKETTIFFSDIRSFTAISEKLEPNEVVEFLNEYMTQMVECVNDTHGVVDKFIGDAVMAVWGAPTSAGNPREDALNCIRAALRMRAALIIFNQGRGGDKKPIIRIGCGINSGPVVAGQIGSKKRMEYTVIGDAVNLASRTESLNKPLGTDILITENTYRLVKDKVLVEEMPSVTVKGKSAPLRMFAVINMPEETGIPGAGEKGPKTLAQIRAKLGIPTPDLNKVDVNEDEKKYNIQAQNKQ from the coding sequence ATGTTAAAAAATGATGGCGTAAACGAGAAGGTTAAATTCTCAATCGGTGCTAAACTGATAATTATTATTTCGATTTTGGTTGTGTTTTCTCTGGGTACTATAACAGGCCTTGTTACATGGTTTGTAGGCGAAGATATTCAAACTATGTCTGAAGAAAGCAACAGGACGGTAAATTTTCAAGCCGGAGCTGCGGCAGAAAAGGAGCTTTTGTCGATAAAGGCCAATGCTTTTTTGTTCTTGGATGTTCTTAACTCAACGGAAACCGGGTCAGGCATAGCAAAGCAGACTGCCGATTTTTATTTTGAAAGAAACCCTCAGGTAGCGGCTGTTTTGGTTACCGATGCAAGAATGAATAAGCGTATTTATCGAAAACTCGTTAGTACCAATTTTTTCCTTTCCCGTGAGTTGGATTATTCCGCCATTGATGAATTTATCGAAAACGAAATGGATACGGCTATTCAGGCGGAAAAAGGCATAGAGCAGGTTATAAATGCTTCTCCGTTTTTTGGAGAGTCCATCCTTGTTCTTTTTTACCCTTATAGGGAAAAGGGCTTGGATCAGGGATTGGTAATCTTCTTTTCGGCTGAGACCCTATCCGAGAATATAGGTACGGGAAAACTTCAAACAACCTATCTTGTAAATAATTTGGGCGATATTTTAATTCATCCCGATTTTGAGCTTACCAAAAACGGAATTAACATAAGCGATTCAAAACTCTTTATAGAAATGCGCGAAAAAGGCGACATGAACAGGCAAATCCTTTTTACCGACAAGGAAGGAAAAAAACAGTTCGGTGCATACAGAAAACTTTCGATAGCCGATCTTGCAGTTCTTACCACGGCCGAGGCCGATAAGGTTTTGGAGCCAGTAGTCAGGTCAACCTTTAAAAATGTTACTTTAGGTGTTGCGGTTTTAGCTCTTGCAATCCTTTTTATCTGGTTTTTCTCCAAATCAATCAGTTCTCCGGTTAAGGCTCTTGCCTCGGCTGCCGGCGAAATAGAGCAGGGTAATTATGAGCTTGATCTAAAGGCTAAAACAAAGGATGAAATAGGCCTTTTGACAAATAGTTTCGTACGAATGGGTAAGGGCTTGGCTGAAAGAGAAAGGCTCAAGGATTCGTTCGGACGCTTTATCAATAAGGAAATTGCAGAGCTTGCAATGAAGGGCGAGCTCGCACTGGGAGGCGAAACAAAGGAAACAACTATTTTCTTCTCGGATATACGCTCCTTTACGGCAATTTCTGAAAAACTCGAACCGAATGAGGTTGTAGAATTCCTCAACGAATACATGACACAGATGGTAGAGTGCGTAAACGATACCCATGGTGTAGTAGATAAATTTATAGGTGATGCAGTTATGGCTGTTTGGGGTGCTCCTACAAGTGCGGGAAATCCGAGAGAAGATGCTCTTAACTGTATAAGGGCTGCTTTAAGGATGAGGGCTGCACTGATTATCTTCAATCAAGGAAGAGGCGGCGACAAAAAGCCTATAATCCGCATAGGCTGCGGTATTAACTCAGGCCCTGTCGTTGCAGGTCAGATAGGTTCCAAAAAGAGGATGGAGTACACGGTAATAGGCGATGCCGTAAACTTGGCATCCCGTACCGAATCCTTAAATAAACCCCTTGGAACGGATATTCTTATTACCGAAAATACTTATCGGCTTGTAAAAGATAAGGTCTTGGTTGAAGAAATGCCCTCGGTTACGGTTAAAGGAAAATCGGCTCCTTTAAGAATGTTTGCGGTTATAAATATGCCTGAAGAAACCGGCATTCCCGGAGCCGGAGAAAAAGGCCCGAAGACTTTGGCGCAAATTAGAGCAAAATTAGGAATTCCTACTCCCGATTTGAATAAGGTAGATGTAAATGAAGATGAAAAGAAATACAACATCCAAGCACAAAACAAACAGTAA
- a CDS encoding FecR domain-containing protein, protein MKMKRNTTSKHKTNSNFLDLVVVIVSLAVIFFDLFLFVKELNRTFERTDTPIATIEYKYKTVQRKFNDRAVWDRPVQNSYLYNGDTIRTANEASATIHFLGNEDAGNVVEVDSNTMVQIFAKNEESELNLNSGSVSAKTANNNLHLKSDNADISIEKGSVLHVQKGDAESLQLAVEEGSVSVIGSTSGETEVLEAGSVLQQGKEAKLVMISPGKNTRLLNQSRDDLGIDIKFKWQSSFSGNEEIFLETSPLSNFSVDTKRYDVRGLKEFTVRYDSGALHWRLSAKAGAESEDTVSGKVTVIKAPAPVNLLPEAEKTFAYNTNPPHIRFLWEGNELSSYYTVEIADNKNMENPKVVKNSSTESFSLSELTEGTWYWRVLPKYGFDSSFKAQASDVSAFSIKKTQEAEKPKLLHMKKVMDTSKGKGLTFSWKPNLDAAKYRVKIARDKAMSDVLINDIVITSYLDLKEASKLLPNGEYFMTVASLDAKENEIGISDVASFITMDSEIILRAVFPPNDYSLLQPLTGDTFFTWKSNFDSEQFFQVSDTEDFKKLTVNKSTKGLGIDGIVLPEGKWYWRVCTELDGKLYTSDIKKLNVIPLLDKPELENAKKSIVIVPGRKSKFNWKPIEGADYYQVKLTDRIPGSKPFYEDLYASKTEIEIAMGKFEDGDYILNIQAFANATLTSSRKFGLSQAHGFTAKHLKPVELLKPAEGAKIDGIEAALNPSQAEWSSVHPPVGVEFILEKVGVRAPVFALKDAGYKVQLPPLASGKYRWKVIAETEDGFDISSEKYSAFTVLPIPPLPKARFVFPGEKEVLGIPFFSSHRSIVFKWKPVDKATHYVMKIYNEKNKVIASTEIKAKSGAEDLVYEFKDLSRLSRGAFFIEVIAERRLDSGLVFQTGTPSRKRFDIDLPKKDNVETDETGVLYGR, encoded by the coding sequence ATGAAGATGAAAAGAAATACAACATCCAAGCACAAAACAAACAGTAATTTTTTAGACCTCGTTGTGGTCATTGTTTCTCTGGCGGTTATATTTTTTGACTTGTTTTTGTTTGTAAAGGAGCTAAACAGAACATTTGAACGTACGGATACTCCCATAGCTACCATTGAATATAAATACAAAACCGTTCAGCGTAAATTCAACGATAGAGCCGTATGGGACCGTCCCGTTCAAAATTCTTATTTATATAACGGAGATACGATAAGAACTGCAAATGAAGCCTCGGCAACCATTCATTTTTTAGGAAATGAAGATGCAGGTAATGTAGTCGAGGTTGACTCAAACACGATGGTTCAGATTTTTGCCAAAAATGAAGAATCGGAACTTAATTTGAATTCGGGCTCGGTATCGGCAAAAACGGCAAACAATAATCTACACTTAAAATCGGATAATGCAGACATAAGCATCGAAAAAGGCTCGGTATTGCATGTGCAAAAAGGCGATGCTGAAAGTCTTCAGCTTGCGGTAGAAGAAGGTTCCGTTTCCGTTATAGGCAGTACAAGCGGAGAAACGGAAGTTCTTGAAGCCGGTTCCGTTTTACAGCAGGGCAAAGAAGCAAAATTAGTTATGATAAGTCCCGGCAAAAATACAAGGCTCTTAAATCAATCGAGGGATGATTTAGGTATAGATATTAAATTTAAATGGCAATCTTCCTTTTCCGGTAATGAAGAAATTTTCCTTGAAACTTCTCCTTTAAGTAATTTTAGTGTAGATACTAAAAGATATGATGTCCGAGGTTTAAAAGAATTTACCGTGCGGTATGACAGCGGAGCCTTGCATTGGAGATTATCGGCCAAGGCAGGCGCTGAAAGCGAAGATACCGTATCCGGAAAAGTAACTGTTATAAAGGCTCCGGCTCCGGTAAATCTTCTTCCCGAAGCGGAAAAGACCTTTGCATATAATACAAATCCTCCCCATATCAGATTTTTATGGGAGGGGAATGAATTATCTTCATATTACACGGTTGAAATTGCAGATAATAAGAATATGGAAAATCCTAAAGTAGTCAAGAATTCGAGTACGGAATCTTTTTCGCTTTCTGAATTGACGGAAGGAACTTGGTATTGGCGTGTTCTTCCAAAATACGGATTCGATTCTTCATTTAAAGCTCAAGCCTCGGATGTTTCGGCTTTCAGTATAAAAAAGACCCAAGAAGCCGAAAAACCTAAACTTCTTCATATGAAAAAAGTTATGGATACCTCGAAGGGAAAAGGCCTTACTTTCTCATGGAAGCCTAATTTGGATGCTGCAAAATACAGGGTAAAAATAGCCAGAGATAAGGCGATGAGCGATGTGCTTATAAACGATATAGTTATAACGAGCTATTTGGACTTAAAAGAAGCTTCAAAACTTTTGCCTAATGGAGAGTATTTTATGACCGTTGCCTCTCTTGATGCAAAAGAAAACGAAATCGGCATAAGTGATGTAGCCTCCTTTATAACTATGGACTCCGAGATTATTTTACGTGCCGTTTTTCCGCCTAATGATTATAGTTTGCTCCAGCCTCTGACAGGAGACACCTTCTTTACATGGAAGAGTAATTTCGATTCGGAGCAGTTTTTTCAGGTTTCGGATACCGAAGATTTTAAAAAACTTACCGTTAATAAATCTACCAAAGGTTTAGGCATTGACGGAATTGTTTTGCCTGAAGGTAAATGGTATTGGCGCGTATGTACCGAATTGGACGGAAAGCTGTATACATCCGATATAAAAAAATTAAACGTTATTCCTCTTCTCGATAAGCCTGAACTGGAAAATGCAAAAAAAAGTATTGTAATAGTGCCCGGACGTAAAAGCAAATTTAACTGGAAACCGATAGAAGGCGCAGATTACTATCAGGTAAAACTGACAGACAGAATTCCCGGCTCTAAACCTTTTTATGAAGACCTTTATGCTTCAAAAACCGAAATAGAAATTGCTATGGGTAAATTTGAAGACGGGGACTACATATTGAATATACAGGCCTTTGCAAATGCAACATTGACTTCAAGCCGAAAGTTTGGGCTTTCACAGGCGCACGGCTTTACGGCAAAACATTTGAAGCCTGTAGAGCTGTTAAAACCTGCCGAAGGTGCAAAGATTGACGGTATTGAAGCCGCTTTGAATCCTTCTCAGGCAGAGTGGTCGTCCGTTCATCCGCCTGTAGGTGTAGAATTTATTCTGGAAAAGGTAGGCGTACGCGCTCCCGTTTTTGCTTTAAAAGATGCGGGGTATAAGGTGCAGCTTCCGCCTTTAGCATCAGGAAAATACCGCTGGAAGGTTATAGCCGAAACCGAGGACGGATTCGATATTTCGTCGGAAAAATATTCCGCATTTACGGTTTTGCCCATACCGCCTCTTCCAAAGGCAAGGTTTGTATTCCCGGGCGAAAAAGAAGTCTTAGGAATTCCTTTCTTTTCTTCACATCGAAGTATAGTCTTTAAGTGGAAGCCTGTTGATAAGGCAACTCATTATGTTATGAAAATATATAATGAGAAAAACAAAGTAATTGCAAGCACCGAAATTAAAGCAAAATCGGGAGCAGAGGATCTTGTTTATGAATTTAAGGATTTAAGCCGATTATCTCGCGGGGCATTCTTTATAGAGGTTATTGCGGAACGGCGTTTGGACAGCGGATTGGTGTTTCAAACCGGAACTCCTTCAAGAAAACGTTTTGACATCGATTTACCTAAAAAAGATAATGTAGAAACTGATGAAACGGGAGTCCTTTATGGAAGATAA
- a CDS encoding fibronectin type III domain-containing protein, with protein sequence MEDKRIFIRNLVILFLLLLFPLGAFAQKVEETNEVKKNYIIETEGKKTVFYQTLSWENVEGILHFEFELEKKEKNGKWLVVDKKKLKQNSLEVSLPAGKYRYRIKVINLLGQVDAVSADRYFDILVAYQPETSSVSPAAIYFDEEYSDVVSLSGKHFREETTFALKKEGGSPIFGKIVEITPDGTKAKISFNMLRINPGQYEFVVTDPSGLKDSKQKMIFKFQKPIDIFLSGGYAFNGFAGNKVFKEYFGRDFAALSGVLRFSLVPIKRSYGNFGFNFTGSGMYLRKKDSDYTLSAGLLLTGIQAVYMKSIIRHRLNFDAHLGFGTAFMVNTQFVFSEFKSPKSWYWGLTMNLGTALQVYVYKKLYIEVNLDHIIPFRTGFPKYIVQPSLSVGWEF encoded by the coding sequence ATGGAAGATAAAAGAATATTTATCAGGAATTTAGTGATTTTATTTTTGCTGCTTTTGTTCCCTTTGGGCGCTTTTGCTCAAAAGGTTGAAGAGACTAATGAAGTAAAGAAAAATTATATTATTGAAACGGAAGGAAAAAAAACGGTTTTTTATCAAACGCTTTCTTGGGAAAATGTAGAAGGTATCTTGCATTTTGAATTCGAGCTTGAAAAGAAAGAAAAAAACGGCAAGTGGCTTGTTGTAGATAAAAAGAAATTAAAGCAAAATTCTCTTGAGGTTTCATTACCTGCCGGAAAGTACCGGTACAGGATAAAGGTTATAAACCTTCTCGGTCAGGTGGATGCGGTAAGTGCAGACCGTTATTTTGACATTCTTGTGGCCTATCAGCCTGAAACTTCTTCCGTTTCCCCTGCTGCAATCTATTTTGATGAAGAATATAGCGATGTGGTAAGTCTTTCAGGCAAACATTTTAGGGAAGAAACCACCTTTGCTCTTAAAAAAGAAGGCGGTTCTCCTATTTTCGGCAAAATTGTCGAAATAACCCCTGACGGAACTAAGGCAAAAATAAGCTTTAATATGTTGAGAATTAATCCGGGGCAATATGAATTTGTTGTTACCGACCCAAGCGGTTTAAAAGATTCAAAACAGAAAATGATATTTAAATTTCAAAAACCTATTGATATTTTTCTGTCAGGCGGTTATGCCTTCAACGGCTTTGCAGGGAACAAAGTTTTTAAAGAATACTTCGGAAGAGATTTTGCGGCCTTAAGCGGTGTTTTAAGGTTCAGCCTTGTACCGATAAAGCGTTCTTATGGAAATTTCGGCTTTAATTTTACCGGTTCGGGTATGTATTTAAGAAAAAAAGACTCGGATTATACCTTGTCTGCAGGTCTCCTTTTAACCGGCATACAGGCTGTTTATATGAAATCTATAATAAGACACCGCCTCAATTTTGATGCTCATTTAGGTTTCGGCACTGCATTTATGGTAAATACACAATTTGTTTTTTCCGAGTTTAAAAGCCCAAAATCATGGTATTGGGGCTTGACAATGAATTTAGGCACAGCCTTGCAGGTTTATGTTTATAAAAAATTATATATCGAAGTAAATCTCGATCATATAATTCCGTTTAGAACAGGTTTCCCCAAATATATAGTACAGCCATCGCTTTCAGTAGGCTGGGAATTTTAG
- a CDS encoding Rpn family recombination-promoting nuclease/putative transposase, protein MIKKFEDLTLQDDFMFCKVMQNEGLCKTLIEMILSDTIGKITYISVQHNINAYEQAKSVRFDVLVQAENGKFYDVEMQVSNEKNIPKRMRFYQAAIDISFLDKGNFYNDLNESFIIFICLFDVLGKNRSVYTFENICLEDKNTSLQDGTKKIIINAEAFKNTKDKELKEFLEYLKTGKAKSEFTRRIEKMIQTVKQNEQARQEYRLMSTFEMDARYKGFSEGLKQKSIETAKILKQLGDSIQKIMQVTGLPEEEIEKL, encoded by the coding sequence ATGATTAAGAAGTTTGAAGATTTAACATTACAAGACGATTTTATGTTTTGTAAGGTCATGCAAAATGAAGGTTTATGTAAAACACTTATTGAAATGATATTATCAGACACAATAGGTAAAATTACTTATATCTCGGTACAACATAATATTAACGCCTACGAACAAGCTAAATCCGTAAGGTTTGATGTTCTTGTACAAGCTGAAAACGGTAAATTTTATGATGTGGAAATGCAGGTAAGCAACGAGAAGAATATACCTAAAAGAATGAGGTTTTACCAAGCAGCTATAGATATTTCGTTCTTGGATAAAGGGAATTTCTATAACGATTTAAATGAAAGCTTTATAATTTTTATCTGTTTATTTGATGTTCTAGGCAAAAATAGATCTGTTTATACCTTTGAAAATATCTGTCTTGAAGATAAAAACACATCTTTACAAGATGGAACAAAAAAGATTATAATAAACGCAGAGGCATTTAAGAACACTAAAGACAAAGAATTAAAGGAATTTTTAGAATACCTTAAAACAGGTAAGGCAAAAAGTGAATTTACAAGGAGGATAGAAAAAATGATACAAACAGTAAAACAAAATGAACAGGCAAGGCAGGAATATAGATTAATGTCAACCTTTGAGATGGATGCTAGGTATAAAGGTTTTTCGGAAGGCTTAAAGCAAAAGTCAATAGAAACAGCTAAAATATTAAAACAGTTGGGAGACTCGATACAAAAAATTATGCAGGTTACAGGCCTTCCCGAAGAAGAGATTGAAAAACTGTAA
- a CDS encoding HAD family hydrolase, whose translation MLNDDALILKTGNWEPQNKKRLEKLIREKAFNGNYAVFDWDFTSIFYDTQDNLFVYQIENLCFNLNPEEFNQTIRAGIPQDEILPHTVNFEGRALTAGELSDDLNERYEFLYKNYLHFGGKMSLAEITLTEEFIDFKAKMLVLMRGAASLCGVDIGQSVSTGMTIEELSALTETAIDQGLKDEIKTYKVRSSSVLKGRAGEVEGGYRKGLRVQEEMQDLFSALRKNGIEVYICSASQEDNVRVFASNPKYGYKLESKNVFGRRRLLDENKKLTVIDDTSIPATRKEGKAEAIKKVLAPKHQNKAPVLIAGDGDGDFYMMDAFKDEALILIFNRSPKKEAKIYPLLMSGIKERGNPDARIIVQHRNNEKGCFISKAPEEEKPLDSLPEK comes from the coding sequence AACTGGGAGCCTCAAAATAAAAAGAGGCTTGAAAAACTTATAAGAGAAAAAGCCTTTAACGGGAATTATGCCGTTTTTGACTGGGATTTTACTTCAATTTTTTATGACACACAGGATAATCTTTTTGTATACCAGATTGAAAATCTTTGTTTTAATTTAAATCCTGAAGAATTTAATCAAACCATAAGGGCGGGAATTCCTCAAGATGAGATTTTGCCCCATACGGTAAACTTTGAAGGAAGGGCCTTAACTGCCGGAGAACTTTCCGACGATCTAAATGAACGCTACGAGTTTCTATATAAAAACTATTTGCATTTTGGCGGAAAAATGAGCCTTGCAGAAATTACATTGACCGAAGAATTTATAGATTTTAAGGCTAAGATGCTCGTTTTAATGCGGGGAGCAGCCTCCCTTTGCGGTGTGGACATCGGCCAATCCGTAAGCACCGGTATGACGATAGAAGAACTTTCAGCCCTTACCGAAACGGCAATAGACCAAGGCCTAAAAGACGAAATAAAAACTTATAAGGTAAGATCTTCATCGGTCTTAAAAGGAAGAGCCGGAGAAGTAGAAGGCGGCTATAGAAAGGGCTTGCGCGTTCAAGAAGAAATGCAAGACCTGTTTTCGGCTTTAAGGAAAAACGGAATCGAAGTCTATATTTGCTCGGCCTCCCAAGAAGACAATGTACGAGTTTTTGCCTCCAACCCAAAATATGGATATAAGCTGGAGAGCAAAAACGTTTTCGGAAGAAGAAGGCTCCTGGATGAAAATAAAAAGCTTACCGTTATAGATGACACCTCGATTCCTGCAACAAGAAAAGAGGGAAAGGCCGAAGCAATAAAAAAAGTCCTTGCCCCAAAACACCAAAACAAGGCTCCCGTTTTAATAGCAGGCGACGGGGACGGCGATTTTTATATGATGGATGCTTTTAAAGACGAAGCCTTGATCCTAATCTTTAATAGAAGTCCCAAAAAAGAAGCTAAAATATATCCCCTTTTAATGAGCGGAATTAAAGAAAGAGGCAATCCTGATGCTCGGATAATTGTTCAGCACAGAAATAACGAAAAAGGCTGTTTTATCTCAAAGGCCCCTGAAGAAGAAAAGCCTCTGGACAGCCTGCCCGAAAAGTAA